A region of Mesorhizobium sp. AR02 DNA encodes the following proteins:
- a CDS encoding MBL fold metallo-hydrolase, whose product MRGWFSKSIVDDKTTMLTEPFVHDYVRANIWHLRGRDADLLVDTGMGICPLAPEIETPDGKPLLVVATHIHLDHVGSLHEFSWRAGPRMSAAQFESMDEAATYAYMFHDLEGAVSKLPAPGWKSADYKIPPAPLTRTLDEGDVVDLGDRQFRVLHLPGHSPDSIALFDEADGLFFSGDAIYDDTLIDSLPDSDRAAYVSTMKRLLELPIRIGHGGHGPSFDGKRMREIATAYIRQAGDI is encoded by the coding sequence ATGCGGGGCTGGTTCAGCAAGAGCATCGTCGACGACAAGACGACGATGCTCACCGAGCCATTCGTGCATGACTATGTGCGCGCCAACATCTGGCATCTGCGCGGCCGCGACGCCGACCTTTTGGTCGACACCGGCATGGGCATCTGTCCGCTGGCTCCGGAGATCGAGACGCCTGACGGAAAGCCGCTGCTGGTCGTCGCCACGCATATCCATCTCGACCATGTCGGCTCGCTGCACGAATTTTCGTGGCGGGCGGGGCCGAGGATGAGTGCGGCACAGTTCGAGAGCATGGATGAGGCGGCGACCTACGCCTACATGTTCCACGATCTCGAAGGTGCCGTTTCGAAATTGCCGGCGCCGGGCTGGAAGTCGGCCGACTACAAGATCCCGCCGGCACCGCTGACACGGACTCTCGATGAGGGCGACGTTGTCGATCTCGGTGACCGGCAATTCCGCGTCCTGCATCTGCCCGGGCATTCGCCGGATTCGATCGCGCTGTTCGACGAGGCCGATGGCCTGTTTTTCAGCGGCGACGCCATCTACGACGACACGCTGATCGACTCGCTGCCGGATTCCGACCGGGCCGCCTATGTCAGCACCATGAAGCGGCTGCTCGAGCTGCCGATCCGCATTGGCCATGGCGGCCACGGACCGAGCTTCGACGGCAAGCGTATGCGTGAGATTGCAACGGCTTACATCAGGCAAGCCGGCGATATCTGA
- a CDS encoding diphosphate--fructose-6-phosphate 1-phosphotransferase codes for MAGTFVIAQGGGPTAVINQTVVGATLEIRKRHPGAKVLGSIHGVRGIRDGNYVDLSAIPEDRLRLIAGTPSAALGSTRDKPDAAYCDVILNGLKKAGADAFIYIGGNDTSGTQQILTDAAGGSIAFVHAPKTIDNDLEENDHTPGFISAAEFVAGAFLSVDLDFRALPGIYVGIVMGRHAGFLTAAAAAWQLDSDSGPHLVYVPERPFSAAGFIDDVRATLDRHKRCIVAVSEGVSTADGKALVESLVPPDKLERDAHGNVKLSGSDLPAALERALAEGLPGKRARVDALGYMPRGYIGAISAVDAQEALDAGAFAVSVAEQGGGSVALQYDGTKTVLKKVPLKNVAGKTRHMPDDFMKPDVNQLSEAGMAYLKRLVPEKYKVGKPFV; via the coding sequence ATGGCCGGAACTTTTGTCATCGCGCAGGGCGGCGGCCCGACCGCCGTCATCAACCAGACCGTGGTCGGCGCCACGCTGGAGATCCGCAAACGGCATCCCGGCGCCAAGGTGCTGGGTTCCATCCACGGCGTGCGCGGCATTCGTGACGGCAATTATGTCGACCTCTCCGCCATCCCCGAAGACCGGTTGCGACTGATTGCGGGAACGCCGAGTGCCGCACTCGGCTCGACGCGTGACAAACCGGATGCGGCGTATTGCGATGTCATCCTCAATGGGTTGAAAAAGGCCGGGGCCGATGCCTTCATCTATATTGGCGGCAACGACACGTCGGGCACGCAGCAGATCCTGACCGATGCCGCCGGCGGCAGCATCGCTTTTGTTCATGCGCCAAAAACCATCGACAACGATCTTGAGGAGAACGACCACACGCCGGGCTTTATCTCGGCCGCCGAATTCGTCGCCGGCGCCTTCCTGTCCGTCGATCTCGATTTTCGCGCCTTGCCCGGCATCTATGTCGGCATCGTCATGGGTAGGCACGCCGGCTTCCTGACGGCCGCGGCCGCGGCCTGGCAACTCGACTCCGACAGCGGCCCGCACCTGGTCTACGTGCCGGAACGGCCATTCTCGGCGGCCGGCTTCATCGATGATGTCCGCGCCACGCTCGACCGCCACAAGCGCTGCATCGTCGCCGTTTCGGAAGGGGTGAGCACCGCCGACGGCAAGGCGCTGGTCGAAAGCCTGGTGCCGCCGGACAAGCTCGAGCGCGACGCGCATGGCAACGTCAAGCTGTCGGGCAGCGACCTGCCGGCTGCACTTGAGCGCGCATTGGCCGAGGGGCTGCCGGGCAAGCGGGCGCGTGTCGACGCGCTCGGCTACATGCCGCGCGGTTATATCGGCGCCATCAGCGCGGTCGACGCGCAGGAGGCCCTCGATGCCGGCGCCTTCGCCGTCTCCGTCGCCGAACAGGGCGGCGGCTCGGTGGCGCTGCAGTATGATGGCACCAAGACGGTGCTGAAGAAGGTGCCGCTGAAGAATGTCGCCGGCAAGACCCGCCACATGCCCGACGACTTCATGAAGCCCGACGTCAACCAGCTGTCCGAGGCTGGCATGGCCTATCTCAAGCGGCTGGTGCCGGAAAAGTACAAGGTCGGGAAGCCGTTCGTCTGA
- a CDS encoding L,D-transpeptidase produces the protein MRELPQGLTPPRNGDAIETDHHPSRRAILSGAGALALLSAAGCSTSGDGGMPMLQLDNTVTGSVPPIRPAISVDKNITSADVMYAALTDNGFNVPEVPYLKVKPEFRRQIVVDTTGEAPGTIVVHLKERMLYLVQPGGDAIRYGVGIGKDGFRWSGRANIQYGREWPTWTPPPEMIQRKPELVKWQGGQPGGLTNPLGARALYIYQDGKDTGYRIHGSPEWWSIGQAMSSGCVRLIDQDIIDLYSRVSKKNPVVVM, from the coding sequence ATGCGTGAGTTGCCGCAAGGTCTGACGCCGCCACGAAACGGCGACGCAATCGAAACCGATCATCATCCTTCCCGCCGCGCCATCCTGTCCGGGGCAGGTGCGCTGGCGCTGCTCAGCGCCGCCGGCTGTTCGACCTCGGGCGACGGCGGTATGCCGATGCTGCAGCTCGACAATACGGTCACTGGTTCAGTGCCGCCGATACGGCCGGCGATCAGCGTCGACAAGAACATCACCAGCGCCGATGTCATGTATGCCGCTTTGACCGACAACGGCTTCAACGTGCCGGAAGTGCCCTATCTCAAGGTCAAGCCAGAATTCCGCCGCCAGATCGTCGTCGACACCACCGGCGAAGCGCCCGGCACCATCGTCGTCCATCTCAAGGAGCGCATGCTCTATCTCGTCCAGCCAGGCGGCGACGCCATCCGCTACGGCGTCGGCATCGGCAAGGACGGCTTCCGCTGGTCCGGCCGCGCCAACATCCAGTATGGACGGGAATGGCCGACCTGGACGCCGCCGCCGGAGATGATCCAGCGCAAGCCCGAACTGGTGAAGTGGCAAGGCGGCCAGCCTGGCGGCCTCACCAACCCGCTCGGCGCGCGTGCCCTCTACATCTACCAGGACGGCAAGGACACCGGCTACCGCATCCATGGCTCGCCCGAATGGTGGAGCATCGGCCAGGCGATGTCGTCGGGCTGCGTGCGCCTGATCGACCAGGACATCATCGACCTCTACAGCCGCGTCTCGAAGAAAAACCCTGTCGTCGTCATGTGA